A stretch of DNA from Balearica regulorum gibbericeps isolate bBalReg1 chromosome 7, bBalReg1.pri, whole genome shotgun sequence:
CTTACGTGTCTCAAAGGACTTGCTTAGGGGCTGTGTATGGTGGGAAAAACAAATCAGCCCAGACGATGACTCATGGGGTGTGGATTGTTCTTATTTGGAAAGAACAAAACACGAAAGCCAAAAGAATCCTGTTTTAAAAGGAGGTTTCCACACTGAATGCAGACTCCTGCCTGGATCTGGCAGGCAACCCGCGGGCAGACCCAAAATACTGCACCTAGCAATGATGCCAGCGAGCTCCAGCAGCACCGGGTCACTTtatttccccagaaaaaaagcagagaggagttGATGGGAGAAAGCCACTCCCAGCTATGGCTTGCCAGGCATATAAGAAAGCCTAGATACAAGCACAGATCGGGTCTCTGTTTCAGAGTTATTCAGCTTACACCGACCACTGAAAAGCGAGGCAGTCTTAAAAGCCTGGgggacacacgcacacaccAGAGCATGTTGTGTTGGTCTGCTGGCTTTAACTGAACCGCCTGGTGACACAAGCAGAGCGCTTGACTCTTCAAGAGTAATGATTTAATAAAAACTAGAGGACTTGTCTTCTGGTTCAGTCCCTTAGGAAACAAGGCTCCCATTGATAATAGGCACAAAAATTCACTCAGTCACTTGCAAAGGCCTTAAAACTACAGCTTGCCAAAACAGCTGTTTTGGCTTAAAATCACCATaaaggctgcagcagcctgcttTCCTGCTCAGCTTTCCCAGTGCCACTGGCTTTGCCAGATTCCTGTCCCTGCTTCTAAGAGATGAAGAATTTTGCTTGCGTAGGTGTTTGCTGAAATCACCATCACATTTTCCTTAAGAGACACGGGAGCAAAAAAGGTTGTCTACGTCCCAGCAAGCCTGGCAAAGTGTTCCCAGCTAGCCCAGGCTGTctgccctttcctccccttctcctggcCGCCCAGCCGCTGTGGCCacagcttctgcttttgtgAGGGACTCAGTTCCCCATTGTTTCTGCAACTCACTCAGAGGGGCAAACTTTTTCCATATATGCTGATTATCAGAGATTTGGTTCCTGTgttcccatttaaaaatacactacCTAAAGTTCAGCTATTTTTTATCAGATACAGCTCTCCCACACACAATGCTCTGCTCCATAACACAAGCTCTGACACACTCATGGAATACAAGAGCCACCCGATCTCTCAAAAAATCCCGTCTGACACAATCAGTACTGCATAAGGTCTGATATAACTTTTGTTCTGAGAAACTACTGTTGACTTCTTAAAGGAATTCAATAGCACGCACAATAGCATATAACAtgatttctaattttcttccagGTTTCGTTTAAGCAGATACACTGCATATATTGACACCGGCAAGCTCTAAGTCTCATAGTAACAGCTGTACTACCTCATACTGGGAGGTAGAACAGCAGATCCCTAGAGATGCCagacagagaggggaaaatccCAAATCATGTGAATAGCACATGCTCACTCATCAGATTTACTCTTGGGCATTCCAACTTTCCAACAGTGAATTGCCAGTGGCTGTATCAGGAAgaacaatgttaaaaaaaataataccatCATGACCAGGTCTTGCCATCAGTAATACACCTGTTACATGGACATCTAACATAACAAGGTGGCTCAGTTTTTGAGATGCAAGTGGTCTTCAACCAGGACAGCTAATTTCATGATAATTAGAGAGCTGTTTCCTCTGCAGGTGCTTTACCATGAGGGAGTGACGAAGGCCTCAAACCCTTTTTGCAACTGATTTCATGCCAATCTTCCCTTCTGGAAAGCAAGACTGTGATTTAAACTGTGGAGTTCAGCGTTTTGGTTCAGAATAGTTAATAGCCCCAACCCAGCGAGCATCAAGGGATGTTTGGAGGAGCTGCAGGTTCTGCTGCAAAGGGAAGAGCTGGATTTCATGGGTCCCTGGGGAAAGATGGAGCCCTTTGCAGCCCGCCTGATGCCCTGGTGGCATGGGCTGTGGAAGGTCACCATTTCAGAGCCTAAACCATGGAGGCTGACCTGCCAGAGTTTGTGTGCTGCTCTGAGCCCCTTATCCCTCAAAAACTGCATCTTCATTTGAAAAGGAGAACTAAATCCAATCCCCACTTCCATTTCCCAGGACAGGAACCAGTCAGGTTAGCTGTGTTAACCTGGCAGCCTGCTTGGACCTGTCTACAGAGACACTCTGGAAAGTTAAGGTGAATTAGCTATCACAATAAGGGtggtatatatatatttaatgccTCTCCCCACTACTCAGCCTCACCTTTTCCCTAAGGAAGAGGACTAGCACGTTTTAACATCAGTATGTTGTTAAGTGGTATGTTGCAGATTCCTAAATGCCCTGCGTGCGCGCAGTTTTAGAAACAACCATCGTAGGTGCTCTCCTACAATAGGCAGGACGTGTAGCCAAACTGTCTTTGGGACAAGTTATCTGTAAAATGCAATTGCTGGTTCACTGACATCCTCTGAAGGTTTTGTAGCCAGAGTTAAACAGTGAGAGCACAGGGAGCCATATAGCTTCTTTGTACAAACAAAGCTGTGACATCCCTTTTCTACTTTGTGTTTAACTGGTGAACTTCTGTAAACACACTATCTGAAATAATGCGTTGAATACATGCATAGTTTATGAACGATAATTGCAATTACTAATTAATCAGAtgctaataatattttttgtcattttccatTATATTTATTACTCCTCACTTCCTGTCATTTCTGATCTTGGATTTTAACCAAACTTCAACTAACACTTCCACGTCTTGACGTTAAATTCTTGAAAAGGAAGAGGCTCACCTACACTCTGGGATTAATAGATGCCTGTGTAATTTGGACTTGAAAAATTTACCAGACTAAGTAAAACTCACTTGTCCTTGCTAGAAGCATAAAACTAAAATCCAAGAAAAACCCCCTCATTTTTCCGATATTATTTTCCTGCAAGAGATGGGAGGAATTATTTCAAAGCTAGTCTAATTAATAAAATCCAATCAGTTACTATATTATCTTAAAGAAGGAATACTTAGGAAGATACTGATAATTAACGGAGTTTATTTTGGATTAAGTTTTCAGAAGCAGTCTGCCTCAACCTGATGAGTCAGTCATTAGGCATCTGAAATGGCAACATGCCAAGAAAGGCAATTTGACATTTAAAGTGACATTAACCTGCAGGTTATCGTGAGCTGGAAATTTCTCCTGCTAAATGAAAGGACTGGAAATGGAACCAACGCATCAAAGTTCAGACAATCAACCCTTTTGTAACAAACTCAGATAAACAgcccaaatgaaaacaaatgaactgGGAGTGGAGGGAGAAGCTAGCAAACATTTTCCACTTTCCTTATCATCCacctgagggaaaaaaacccaaaacaacaaaaaaccagtcCCTTCCGCTTTTTACTCTTCCTTGGCACTGTTACaagcagagactgaaaaaagaCCTACTTCAAATCCCTTTCCCATGTCTGTCTTCCACTAGGAACTGGTGTTCCTTCACGCAGTCCCGGCTGGTGACATACATAGAAGCCTGCATGAAGGAGAAGTACATTGTCAACTCCCAACAGCCCTGTCTAAATGGAGCACCAGACTGCCAGAAGATCATGTAAGTATCCTAAACAAaaccactgaagaaaacaggattttctttGAAGTATCTAAATGatatttccaaatgtatttaatgacacatttttaaaaagaattaaagcatCAAGTCAGTTTAATATCAAAGTGGTGTAAGGGTCTGATGTATGTACCTAAGGTGATCAGGCATTTAAGTCACCAGGGAGAACAACTGCCTTTCCAAGCCATCAAGTACAGGACTACGAGGTGATTAAGCGCTATTTCAAATCCTGCCATatgtttattcagaaaaaaacaggacCATACCCTTTCCATGATGTCATCACACACACAcgtaacttaaaaaaaatctctgtccATGGACATCAGTGAACACCACTTACATGGCAGGACTTAGAGATGTGCAATTGCCCAAGGGCTTATGCTTCCTTCAGCAGGACTGGCTGCCAAAGAGTACTGGTGACAGCCAATTGTGTACCTTAAGGTACCAGGACTGATACGTTTTTAAAGTTGGGAGACATTCACTCACAACACACTTTTCAagtgaaataatatttactaCTCACCCGCATGTTTTGACATCTGTGTAGTTACTTAattgcaaaaaatgtttttgttatttgttaatacaattaatttctctttctctgaacCAAAAAAAGTTTCATGACTATTTCTAGTGGAGTTTTTAACAAATTTGTATCTTCCTTGGTACCTGTgacatttcagaatatttgtttaaaagctttctttacAACTCATCAGAATATTACAGAAGTTCAAGCACAGTCCAAACTTGATTGCAAAGGACTCTATTACAATAAATATTACAGTTGCGTTTCTGATAGTTACATAAATTTGCCATCTGTGACTTTTCTCCGACTTGTGTCAGATCAGTGCCAAcgtgtctggaaaaaaaatctctgtggaAGAACAATAAAGCATGAGGCAGACCACTGAAGCCCTGCCCACTGAAAAGTAGTTATATTCTTTCTGCATGTAAGAACATGCACACACCTCCTGCCACAGAAGGTACTCCTGAAAAGCAATCTtctatagggaaaaaaattgctgatgACTGCCTAAATGTTTACGAAGCAGCAGTGACACAGTTTATGACAAATTTCTTAGCTGTGTTCTGCATTAGTCATTTAGAACATGCTTGGCACCAGGCTGCTGCTAAAGTCAGTGAGTTTACCCCAAGTGATGCCAGCTGACAATAACTTGCAATCTAATGCCCAGCCCCTTACTCCCCAGGTACAGAACAGCTCTGAAGCCAGTCTATCAAGTGAAGCAGAAGGTTTTGAAGTCTTTGCAGTGGAAATGCTGCCCTGGATTTATTGGCAAGGACTGTGAACAGCATGGTAAGGAAAGTTAGACAACAAGCGGGAAAACTACTGGCTAAATGCCAGTCATCGCGGCAAGAAAtaagtttgccttttttttttgttgtctgggtttttttttggttttttgagaATTGATGCCTTATTTTCTTTGGTCTGCTATGCCCCAAATCACTGGTACCTTGAAAGAAGAAGTAGTTGCAAATAGCTGCAATTAGTGACTAATAGCATTAGCTACTTATTCTTCTGTTAGCAGCACCTTTGTAATCTTTACACACGGAGAAAGGTATTAATTAGCCAGTGGGGAGGCCTGTCAGATGCACAAGTCCATCTAGGAATGCCTAATTCCAGGTAGACACTGGTGACATCAGAAAGCAACACCAGTATGTGAAATGCCCCTAGGGTCAGTTTAGAGTTTGAAGTCACCTGCCTAGGGAAATCATAACACACCCAATCTGAAACAAGGTAGGCAGCATTCTCGCTGCAGCCTGCAttgctgcctcctctctgcttACCCCAGCCACAGATTCTGGCTCCTAGAGGGGGGAGCAGTCCTTACCACACAGGAACAGAGCCCAGGCTGTTACTTCCATGGAAGCTCTAGCAATAGCCTTTGCATACAATAAACTACTATAACTCCTTGCGCTGCTGCAAAATGATGCCTGCAGGTGCTAAGTAAAAGAGAAGAGGGACAGTGTGGTTTAAAAACTGGAGTGCTTCATGGCATTGGTAGgatttagcaaaaaaaattttttttttttctccaaaagtaGGAGAATTTAAATGGATAAAAGCTAATTCCCCCCAGTAATTAAGGCAACCATAACAAAACCATCAACCACTTAAGTGAAAATTTTCACACAATCTTTGTGTAACTCACCTACCCAAACAGACTCCAGGGATAAAATGGCAGTTCCTGCTTTTATCTCTGCAGGTTTagcttttcttcagatttctAAGGTGATGCTCCAGCCTGACCTTCATTTATAATGTTGGAAGGATATTACCAGTATCAAATACAGTGCTTCTAGTTTAGTCTGTCCTTTGTTACACTCATTGACCAAAACCAGCTGCTCCATCTTTATCTCATTTGTACAGCATCACTCACTGTAGTTGGTGCCACCAGAAAGTTCAGGGAACTGTGGAACAAGGAAGAGGAATTTGCAAATCTTTTGATAGGACTCCCTcgaaaaaaaaaaggacacatttGCAATAGACTCATTTTTTAGGAGCAATAACTcagcatgaattaaaaaaaaaaccacccctaGTGCATAGGATTATCATGTATGCAATGTTGTGTGCTAGTGCAGTACCGTAAGCAAAGTAAATTCTCCAGAGATTATGTTCTTGCCCTATGAAACCTGCAATACAGAAGCCTGTCTCATCAGTTATACTGCACATGAAATTGCCCTGCGGTGCCTAGCTAAACTGTAGTAGTTTCtgcatctaaaatattttcacagatgTATTACATCTCAATTGCAGATCCCAATTTTATTCTGGTGCCAGGAAATCAAACTGAAGGACAGGAAGAAGAGGAGTTCTCAAACCACAGTACGTGCTTGAAGTTATTTTGCTTGCCATTCTTTTACCCCTCAGTCACAGATCAGaagaaaagatacattttttagCTGCAATTTTAACATGATGAGCTATGGACAATATCGTTAGTGAAAGCATTATTTGGGAAAGCTTTTACACAACTATGTTTATTGGCATTTGCTATAACACTACATGAATGTGCTAGACAAAGTGTCCAAAAGTTTCAAAGTTGAACGCTGGCTGCTCTTCAGCGATACCTAGTGAGAACACCAGCTGGTAGAGAGCGTTAAACCCTTCAACGGCATGGATGTTTAACCCCTTGCTCTGCTAAGCGGATTCACAGGAAAGTACACCATGCTTGGAATCCTTACCAGAAAAGCAATCTATTCAAAATACTATTTCAGGGCAGCTACCCAGTAGCTTTGAGATTATTATTCTTATGAGGTACCATAGATGCATATCTCGGGCACTCTATCCTACCAATCTAAGTAACCAAGAAGGACCTTTCCATACCCTCTGGGAAACAGCGTGGCTTGCAGTGCTATTAAGTACCTTCTAGCAATTGGCTTAGGGTACTATTGCAGTCCTGAAAGAGAGTCTTCATTACATTATGCTCTCAGCACTGAAAGAATAAGCAGTTGCTTTACAAGACTTAAGTTAATAAAACATACAGATTGAAACATCAAAGGTAACCCTAGAGGATAAGAGGTCCCCAGGATGGCACAGCTGGGATATACCAGTTTCTGCAACTGTCAGTGTACGCTTCGAAATCTACAGCTCAAATAAGCAGCTATATATTTAGCATCCCATCGGTTACTGGGCCCCTCAGTGAGGGTCAGCTACACCCTACGCTTCTGATTCCTTAGTGAAACGCCTCAATTGCCCTATCATCCTGCCCTTTTATTCTGGGTGTTAAAGCTTGCTATCCTTTCAGTCAACTGGCCTGAAAGGAGTTATTGTTTCCAGAACATTTTTATGGTATggagagatttttaaattaagagcaTTTTACTGTCATCATGGCTAGCATGGAAGAagttcttctgttgttttttaaatatatcaggTTTTCCTcactgttgaaaaaaatctttgcaaaaagaaactgTGAGTTTAGGTGCTATAAGTCAACAACCCTCCTATATGTCAGTGAAAAATTTTCAGAGCACAAAGTACACAGGTGTTGTCAGAGGTCTTATAGGAATACCTGTCGCCTGGTTGCTGCACTCCGTTgcattactttgtttttttaatctcgTGATTAGTGTCAACATCTGTGGATTCAAGAGAAATGTTGGAAGTCATTCAAAATCATGAGGCATTACTGGATGATCTTCAAAGTGATATTCATCAAGCAGTCAGCAACCTAGGTGACTTACAgagaatatttgaaaacaacGGTACAAGCATGGTGTTAGAAGTGAACCAGAGCAATTCAGGTGAGAGGTCTGATGCAGAATTATCAGCCTGCCAATAGGTCCTGCAAAACCACGcagattagaaagaaaaactgaaaacaaaaataccctgATATTCCTTGGTCTGCTGGTTGTTTCTAAGGAGAGCAACAATGGATGCAATTCCAATACAAATGAATGAACCACATTCAAGAATAACTTGAAATGGGAAATGAGATGAAAGGCAGATTCCTTTGTACTTTTCTGGAATTTCAGAATATGCCTTAACCACAGAATAAAGAGGTTGCTCATACTTGAAATTTATTAGCTTACTATTATACTTCTATgactttttctcttctatgGGGATGCAGAGTAtaggtttgttttgtgtttttcataCTCATCCTATATACTCCAATGTGTGGaatatcagtattttaaaaaattgtaacttTTAACCCTTCTCTGGAACATTATTCTGCTGTATATAggagtaggggaaaaaaaagagctactAAATTGCATCTACTAATGTGAGCCAAACATTTCCTAATGATACAGACTACTGTGCTCAGTGAACATCAAGGCACTCAAGTTTGAACATTAAAGTTAGAAATCAAGCCTTAATATGATTCACACCTGAAACAGATAGTTCACAGATTTTTCAAGTCCTGGCCTGGAATATTCAGTTGTTAAGATCTTGTATGACTTTGTGAAGTAGAAGGGGCACTGTAGAAAccatcagaaagagaaaattacgAGCTAGTCAAATAAGCAGGACCCCACCAGCTAGAACTGTTGTGAAAAATGGGCAGTTACGGCCACTTATAAAACTGCTTGTCCAGGGGTttcaaatgcagtattttatgaTTTAAACAGAGCAGTCATACATGTATCTAAGTTATTGTCCTGCAGACTCAAAGACACAATGTTGCTTCACAGTAATGTTGATGTAAAATTAGGCTATTTTTGCAATTATCAAAATTTATCATGTGGTCAGATTTTGAGGAGTAAATGGCATTTACTatagaaaaatacatacttGAGTTTTACCCTGGCCAGATTAAGATGTGttccaaaagcagaattaaatttaatgaaattaatttttaaaaaactgtgtAACAGATCTCCAGGAAAGGCTTCTGCAGCAGTTTTGTTTCCCCATGTGGAGAATTTTCTAAGGAACATTTTAACCCAATGTGGCAAGCTTCAACAGAAGCTTACAGAACCTCTCGAACATGGTAAGAAACCTGTCCCATGATGTGGAAGCCAACAAGAAAAGCATAGAAAAGATTCCAAGAGAGCACTGTGCCCAAGAAGGAATTCCAGGATCTGGGAACTAAGTTGAATCAAAAGTCCAAGAAAACATAGTGAAAGTTGATCAGGTGAAGAGAGATATAGAGACCCAACTGAAAATGCAGCAGGCTAGTATTCACTATAATCTCACCATGATCAAAGCAGATACCGACACAAAGCTCAAGAAGTTTCATAAGATACAGCAGTCCCCATTTCTTAGCTTTGAACCAACAGCACTGCAAACATGAAACAAGAGCAAAGgaatcttgaaaataaatttgagactttgaaaaaaaatttaacagaaCTCTCCTCACATCATGGTCCCAAAGATGAAAATATCCAGTTAACCATCAGACAAATAAATGACATTCTGGCAGGGCATGCAAAGCAGCTTAAAGAACTTTACATGGAGTCAGATGTCGCCTTTCAGAATATTGCAGTTTTAGAGAGGTGGTTTAAGgagttaaaaaagaatatttctaaGTACAGGCCAGAAGACCTTACAGTAACTTTAATGGAGAAATCACTTatgatggaagaaaacaaagcagcagtggaaaGGCAGATATCAGAGCTCAACTACACTCTCTCAAATCTTCGGGAGAACTATTCAGATCTGTTGAGGTACATGGAGGAATGTAATTGCCAAAGAATATCTTCTGACACTGATGTACCGGAGGAAGATTTAAAGAATATCACTTATTCCCTTGAAGGCACTCAATCAAACTTAAAGGATATGAAGCACTTAGAGTCAGTTTTCAAAGATCTCTTGAGGAATGAAATTGAAGAGCTCTCCTCAGCTTTTCCATCTATCCATCAATCCCTTAATCTCCgtcaagaagaaaacagacaacTTCAGTCACAAGTTATGGCTTTTTCAGAAGACATAGGCTTCttgaagaagaaagatgaagaaattcATCGACACATCAAGTATCTCAACAGTTCTTTTGGTTCTCTTTTGGAAGATGCCATGCGGCATGAAGCAGCACTGGAGGCTTTACTGGGAGAAGAATTTATGGAAGTCTTGTTTGAAGAAGATCCTAGTATCCTCATATCATCAGTATTTCAGCTGCAAGAATCTCTCAGACATATCTCAGATAAGCTCCAAGAACAAAATGTGACATTAGAATCTCTTGTAAAGAGATTTCATCTCTTGGAGAGAGGTCAACAGAATAACCATGATGTTCGTACATCTCCTAAGCATCCCAAAGAAGAAACGCAAACACCCTCTACTCTAGACGAAGCTAGCAGTCAACGCAGCATCGTAGAACATATGGAACCTAACTATGAGGCTGCCAAAGATGAGTCCTTGGATAGCTCGGCTTATAACGATATCATGACTCTGAAGAATGATATTAAACACCTGAGCCTGGCAGTCAAGAGGCATGAATCCAGAAGTGACATGAATCTCTGCTGCAATCATACAATAGCAAATGTAATTGAGCCACTCAACATTTCTGTGGAAATTCTCTCAGGAGATTTAGCAACCATCAAACGGAAGCTGGAGGAACatctgctgatttttaaaaagctatttggAAGCAATGAAGAATTAGTTGCCTCAAATATTAGTCTGGATGTTACAAAGATTCAGTCAATGCTGACCAGAAAAGTGAGAAGGCAACAGAAAGGTCAAGACAAGcaaagagacaagaaaaagcctgagaagcacagagaaaatatgCAAATGATAAGTGGAAGAAATACAGTGCAGACAGAACTTTTGGAAAAAGGTGGGTTCTTTTACTTGCTCATGTGCAGGTGTAGGTTCTTTCTGGGCCCTGCTATAAGTTCTACAAACGCAGTATATTAGTTGTGAGACTTGTCCAATATCTCGTGGGGTGCTGGAGGAATTCTGACATTATTTACTTCCCCTCCTTcatcaaaataaacagtttgAGTGGGAACCAAGTTGATACACTGCTGCATTTTGCTCGAGGCCAACTAAACTACACCCATTATAGCTGCTGGAAAATTGGCCTTGAACTAATTCAACTTTAGATGTTTAGAACACAAATTTTGTTTGTAGATGTTCACATAGTAGCAGTTTGCTCTTTTGAAGCTGATGGGGAGTGGTAGGCTTGCTGG
This window harbors:
- the MMRN2 gene encoding LOW QUALITY PROTEIN: multimerin-2 (The sequence of the model RefSeq protein was modified relative to this genomic sequence to represent the inferred CDS: inserted 4 bases in 3 codons; deleted 3 bases in 2 codons); amino-acid sequence: MLVKLLLICNTVGLAELVRHSDHHGHRDGSVHSSKPQIYETAAYPQRTPLSHEEEGYWEAEGLREDTQDYPSRVISSHQGEREDFEAASPESRNGNWCSFTQSRLVTYIEACMKEKYIVNSQQPCLNGAPDCQKIMYRTALKPVYQVKQKVLKSLQWKCCPGFIGKDCEQHDPNFILVPGNQTEGQEEEEFSNHMSTSVDSREMLEVIQNHEALLDDLQSDIHQAVSNLGDLQRIFENNGTSMVLEVNQSNSDLQERLLQQXLFPHVENFLRNILXPNVASFNRSLQNLSNMVRNLSHDVEANKKSIERFQESTVPKKEFQDLGTKXESKVQENIVKVDQVKRDIETQLKMQQASIHYNLTMIKADTDTKLKKFHKIQQSPFLSFTNSTANMKQEQRNLENKFETLKKNLTELSSHHGPKDENIQLTIRQINDILAGHAKQLKELYMESDVAFQNIAVLERWFKELKKNISKYRPEDLTVTLMEKSLMMEENKAAVERQISELNYTLSNLRENYSDLLRYMEECNCQRISSDTDVPEEDLKNITYSLEGTQSNLKDMKHLESVFKDLLRNEIEELSSAFPSIHQSLNLRQEENRQLQSQVMAFSEDIGFLKKKDEEIHRHIKYLNSSFGSLLEDAMRHEAALEALLGEEFMEVLFEEDPSILISSVFQLQESLRHISDKLQEQNVTLESLVKRFHLLERGQQNNHDVRTSPKHPKEETQTPSTLDEASSQRSIVEHMEPNYEAAKDESLDSSAYNDIMTLKNDIKHLSLAVKRHESRSDMNLCCNHTIANVIEPLNISVEILSGDLATIKRKLEEHLLIFKKLFGSNEELVASNISLDVTKIQSMLTRKVRRQQKGQDKQRDKKKPEKHRENMQMISGRNTVQTELLEKDSLVAFHVGFSEGKDKEKTLRFNETYFNYGNSYFPEHGYFKAPHKGVYLFVISVEFSSGPALGQLSFSRGYKRTLSSSQRKTPNGNTMTTFAMAEMGKGEKVCFELLQGSVVKRSPPGTTMGGFLIFKT